A region from the Triticum urartu cultivar G1812 chromosome 1, Tu2.1, whole genome shotgun sequence genome encodes:
- the LOC125536208 gene encoding uncharacterized protein LOC125536208, with product MLPLLRGVVSGRLRRSLCTAAASIPPWAMVDRGTLMKKSEGSVSFSFARAPAVSYVTIPIFGRAFMSKPPPDGRVYSDMLRSRVLAASAHGFLLLGTLKSRYRAHPLSGLDLPAEVLLKVAPLELLYRKFTRFVCNPVSGQLFRLPEFEEPEEKTLTFADGMAGMGLLTQADGEGLNGPPKRYAAAQLTEVDGGRRLLLRRFSSETGDWDELVLPSPLPPQRRMHLGHEVLDFGGRLWWVDVSWGAVCVDPFSDRPELCPVELPPDSMLPNQQGETEMEQLVQRRHMGVSAGRLCYAEVDPLHIRSFVLDNHQSGRWTLEHQVSVPDLWRNGGNAKATPSIAAIDPLNADALHLSVDKIHVSLDMRKRMIEGSVILDASQLGSGCYLPCLLPSFLWSSTIPGKNKTLDTAKNKTLADVLVRSDKQQAK from the exons ATGCTGCCGCTCCTCCGCGGCGTCGTCtccggccgcctccgccgctccctctgcaccgccgccgcctcgatcCCTCCCTGGGCGATGGTGGACCGGGGCAccctgatgaagaagtccgagGGGAGCGTCTCCTTCTCCTTCGCCCGGGCCCCCGCCGTCTCCTACGTCACCATCCCCATCTTCGGCCGGGCCTTCATGTCGAAGCCTCCCCCGGACGGCCGCGTGTACTCCGACATGCTCCGCAGCCGCGTCCTCGCCGCCAGCGCCCACGGCTTCCTCCTGCTCGGCACCCTCAAGTCCCGCTACAGGGCTCACCCGCTCTCCGGCCTGGACCTCCCCGCCGAGGTGCTCCTCAAGGTCGCCCCTTTGGAGCTCCTCTACCGCAAGTTCACGCGCTTCGTCTGCAACCCCGTCTCCGGCCAGCTGTTCCGCCTCCCGGAGTTCGAGGAACCGGAGGAGAAGACCTTGACGTTTGCAGACGGCATGGCGGGCATGGGCCTCCTCACCCAAGCCGACGGCGAAGGCCTCAACGGGCCGCCCAAGAGGTATGCCGCTGCTCAGCTCACCGAGGTCGACGGCGGGCGGCGCCTCCTGCTGCGCCGGTTCTCCTCCGAGACAGGGGATTGGGACGAGCTGGTGCTGCCGTCCCCGCTGCCGCCTCAGCGGCGGATGCACCTGGGCCACGAGGTGCTGGATTTCGGAGGCCGGCTCTGGTGGGTGGACGTGAGCTGGGGCGCCGTCTGCGTCGACCCTTTCAGCGACCGGCCCGAGCTCTGCCCCGTCGAGCTCCCTCCTGACAGCATGCTTCCGAACCAACAGGGCGAGACAGAGATGGAGCAGCTTGTGCAGCGCCGGCACATGGGGGTCAGCGCCGGCCGGCTGTGCTACGCCGAGGTCGACCCCTTACACATCAGGTCCTTCGTGCTCGACAACCACCAGAGCGGCCGCTGGACACTGGAGCACCAGGTGTCTGTTCCCGATCTCTGGCGCAATGGGGGCAATGCCAAGGCGACGCCTTCGATTGCTGCTATCGACCCACTAAACGCTGATGCTCTGCATCTCAGCGTGGACAAAATCCATGTTAGTTTGGACATGCGCAAGAGGATGATCGAGGGTTCTGTGATTCTTGATGCAAGCCAGTTGGGTTCAGGTTGTTATCTGCCATGTCTGCTCCCGTCGTTTCTCTGGTCTAGCACAATTCCAG GCAAGAACAAGACTTTGGACACCGCGAAAAACAAGACTCTGGCGGATGTTTTGGTTCGTTCAGACAAACAGCAGGCGAAATGA